The Gemmatimonas aurantiaca T-27 DNA segment TTGCCGAGCGTCTCGGTCGCATTCATGCAGAGCGGCCGCAGGTGGCGCGGCAACGCTATGCTGGCCCCGCGACGCAGGCGCAGAATCCCGGATTCACGAACGAACCACCATACGAAGCGCGTTTCCTGGCGCACTCCATGATACGCCTGGTCGGTGTGTTTCGGCTCTGGAACATACTGGAGTACTGGTTCCCCTATCGCGATCTGATGGAGCCCGACCGCGTGCGCATCCTTCGTGATGCGGTGCCGGCGGCATGGACCGCCACACGCACCGATGACTATCAGCGTGTCCTCATCCGCCTCATGGCCCGCGCACAGGATACACACGCCAATCTTTGGAGTTCACTGTCGTCTCGTCCACCGGTCGGACGATATGTCCTACCCGTCGGCATGCGCATGATCGAAGGCAAACCCGTCGTGTTCCGGTTTACCAATGATTCCCTGGGACCACGCAGCGGATTGCAGGTAGGCGATGCCATTCTCGCGGTAGATGGGGCGCCGGTCGATTCACTCTTCCGCGTGTGGGCGCCGCTGTATGCGGCGTCCAATCAACCCACCCGCGAACGCGATATGACCCGTGGATTGGGGCGAGGAGACGACACGATTGCCACGCTCCTTGTGGATCGGGGCGGCAAGTCTCTGATGCTTCGCGTGCCGCGGGTCTCTCCAGCATTGACCAACCCAATGGCTGCCAGCACGCACGACCTTCCGGGCGAGACGTTCCGGATGCTGACGCCGGAGGTGGCATATGTGAAGCTCGGGCCGCTCATGCCGGACAGCGTCGCCGGCTATGTACAGCGCGCGATGAGTGCGAAGGTGTTCGTGGTCGACAATCGAAACTATCCGAGCCACTTCCCGTTGGCGGCACTTGGCGGTCACCTGGTCCCGGCACGAGCAGAGTTCGCCCGCATCACCGCCGCGGACTGGTCCAATCCGGGCACATTTCGTTGGAGTGGTATGGTGTCTTCCCTGCAACCACGTGTCCCACTGTTCACAGGCAAGGTGGTGATACTGGTAGACGAAGCCACGCAAAGCTCCGCGGAATTTCACACCATGGCATTTCGTACAGCACCCGGTGCGCTGGTCGTTGGCAGTACTACCGCTGGGGCTGACGGCAACGTCTCTCGTATTCCACTCCCCGGTGGCATGCACGCGTTGATCAGTGGAATCGGCGTGTTCTACCCGGACCGGAGACCAACACAACAAATCGGTATCGTGCCGGATCTCGTTGTGCGGCCGACACTGGCAGGATTTCGTGCAGGTCGCGATGAGGTGCTCGAGGCAGGAGTGAGTCGCGCCCTGGGGCGTCCCTTCAAGCTCCAACCGTAGCAGGCTATCGCCGGAATGATCGAGACCCACTCGCCGCCTGCGCCTGCGTCTCCGGTAACGCCAGACGATATACCGCGAGGCTTACTGCCGGTTGCCCCGAACGGGCGAGCGTGATGGTGCCGAGTGAATCGAGTGGCCCGAGTTGGCCGGTGAGCGCCACCGACGCGGGCTGCCAACCGCGCTTCCAGGGCTGCACATGTTCCACGACCAATCGCGGAAAGACCGTCGCCGGATAGCGAAACAGCAGATGATGTGCGTCGTCGCACGCACACATGATTGGCGTGGTCGCGCCCAATGCCACACCGAGCTTGCCAGCTTGGATCCAGCTACGCGTCGTCACGCCGTCCCGTATATCGATGCCGCGTACTGACAATGAATCACGCAGCGCACGCCAGTCGAATGCATCGAGCGTCGGGTCGGCTGGCGCGCTGAGCACCGCGATATGAGGGCTCAACCATCCAGTCGCGACATGGCTC contains these protein-coding regions:
- a CDS encoding S41 family peptidase, whose translation is MRLPALTGRACSALAALGLFPTVILSQAPTVDAAPLRPDQYESAVLLGRVWGFVKYHHARFVVAGANADSALIESFSLVLEAKTPTAARDSIVAWLDRIGPPPPCADRCASGTGDVALSADIAWIRDTATVGARIAERLGRIHAERPQVARQRYAGPATQAQNPGFTNEPPYEARFLAHSMIRLVGVFRLWNILEYWFPYRDLMEPDRVRILRDAVPAAWTATRTDDYQRVLIRLMARAQDTHANLWSSLSSRPPVGRYVLPVGMRMIEGKPVVFRFTNDSLGPRSGLQVGDAILAVDGAPVDSLFRVWAPLYAASNQPTRERDMTRGLGRGDDTIATLLVDRGGKSLMLRVPRVSPALTNPMAASTHDLPGETFRMLTPEVAYVKLGPLMPDSVAGYVQRAMSAKVFVVDNRNYPSHFPLAALGGHLVPARAEFARITAADWSNPGTFRWSGMVSSLQPRVPLFTGKVVILVDEATQSSAEFHTMAFRTAPGALVVGSTTAGADGNVSRIPLPGGMHALISGIGVFYPDRRPTQQIGIVPDLVVRPTLAGFRAGRDEVLEAGVSRALGRPFKLQP